The DNA sequence CTGCTGGATTTCCCCCTGGTCTGGGCCGCAGCGGGCACGCCGCACCATGTTTTCGGCCTTGCGCCGACCGACCTGATGCGAATTTCTGGCGCACAACTATCTGATTTTTCACAGATTCCAGAGAAAATGTAAAAACACTTCACATTTCCCCTTGCACGACAGGCCACAATGCCCATCTTGGATGATGTAAAAGGCATTCACATAAGACCTTTTGGAACCGAGGCCGCAGTCAGGCCTTACCACCAAGAAAGGCTTGTCACATGACGACCATGACCGAAACCGCCACCTACGGCAGCCGCCAGAACTGGTTCACCCGGACCGAAGGCTGGCTCGACGACAAGGGCAAGGGCGCCTGGATCGCCGCGATGGTGCTTGGCTTCATCTTTTTCTGGCCTGTCGGCCTGGCCCTTCTGATGTACATGATCTGGAGCAAACGCATGTTTTCCGGCCCCTCCTGCGCCCGTCGCAGCAAACGCACGATGATGACAACCCGCAGCACCGGCAACGCCGCCTTCGACGCCTACAAGGCTGACACGCTGCGCCGCCTTGAGGAAGAACAGACGAACTTTGAATCCTTCCTGGAACGGCTGCGCGAAGCCAAGGACAAGGCCGAATTCGACCAGTTCATGGACGAACGCGCCAAGCGCGCCGATGGCCCTGCCGAGGCCTGAAACCCCAGCCGCGGCCCCGCGCGGGCCGCGCCCCCTGACCGGCTCCGGCACCCTGCCGGGGCCGATTTTTCAAGGATCCGACATGACCCCCGACCCTCTCGAACAGCCTGAATTCTACGATGGCATCCTGACCAAGCGGTTCATCGCCTGGATGGTTGACGGCCTGCTGATCGTGGCGCTTTGTCTGTTGATCCTGCCGTTCACTGCTTTCACCGGCGTGTTCTTTTTCCCCGCGCTGATCCTGGTGATCGGTTTTCTCTACCGGCTGGCGACCCTGTCGGGCGGATCGGCCACCTGGGGCATGCGCCTGGTCGGGATGGAGCTGCGCGACAGCCGCGACCGGCCTCTGGACGGCGGCACCGCCTTTCTGCACACGCTGGGCTATAGCGTCAGCGTCACGGTCGCGCCCCTGCAGCTGGTGTCGATCATCTTCATGATCCTGTCGCCCCGGCGCCAGGGCCTGACCGACATGCTGCTGGGGACGGCGCCGCTGAACCGGCGGAAATGATCCGAAAGAAGGTTGCCATTTTGTAAAAAGCCCTCTTGGCCCCTAGCTTGACGATGGTTATCATTTCACAAACCGAAGGAAAGTCATGCGCCACAGTCTACCGCTCACGCCGCAGTTCTACGTGACCGCGCCACAGCCCTGCCCCTATCTGGAAGACCGGATGGAGCGGAAGCTGTTCACGGCGCTGCAGGGCGACTCGGCGACAGAGCTGAACGA is a window from the Sulfitobacter sp. THAF37 genome containing:
- a CDS encoding DUF2852 domain-containing protein; this encodes MTTMTETATYGSRQNWFTRTEGWLDDKGKGAWIAAMVLGFIFFWPVGLALLMYMIWSKRMFSGPSCARRSKRTMMTTRSTGNAAFDAYKADTLRRLEEEQTNFESFLERLREAKDKAEFDQFMDERAKRADGPAEA
- a CDS encoding RDD family protein, coding for MTPDPLEQPEFYDGILTKRFIAWMVDGLLIVALCLLILPFTAFTGVFFFPALILVIGFLYRLATLSGGSATWGMRLVGMELRDSRDRPLDGGTAFLHTLGYSVSVTVAPLQLVSIIFMILSPRRQGLTDMLLGTAPLNRRK